The nucleotide window CAAACGCAAACGCATTAGGTATGATCGAAACAAAAGGTTTAGTAGGAGCAGTAGAAGCAGCAGACGCAATGGTGAAAGCAGCTAACGTAACACTTATGGGTAAAGAACAAGTTGGTGGCGGTCTAGTAACAGTTATGGTTCGCGGCGATGTTGGCGCAGTTAAAGCAGCAACAGATGCAGGCGCAGCAGCAGCAGAACGCGTTGGTGAATTACTATCTGTACACGTAATCCCACGTCCACACAGCGAAGTAGACGCAATTCTACCAAAAAGCGCTGAATAAGATAAATTTTTAACATAAATCAGGAAAAAGCGTGAGCGTAAGGCAAGAGAGTTCCATCAGACTCGAAAAAAGCCCGAAACTTTCGCTTTTTACCAGATTTAAGCAAGATAAAGCTTCCCAACATTACTAACACCAATTGTAAATGGGACAAAAGGATGTGGTTCTTTGGCTATTTTGACAGAAGATGAGTTACGAAAAGCCTATTTACACACCGATTTAAAAACAACGAAAAAACTAGATATAAAAAAAGGCACGATTATCACACCTTCAGCTAAGAGTTTCTTGTCTGAAAAGAAAATCGACCTTCATTATATTGAAGAAATTGCAGAAACAAAAGTAGTAGTGGAACCAGTGAAAAAAGAAACTACTCGAGCAAAATTCCAAACGATTTATGGTGGAGCATTAGATGAGAAGCCAGAACATATGACGCATTTGCGTGGTAATCTGCTTGTATTTAAAGACCATCCACAAATTGCTTTCCGCGGAAAATTAGATACACTGGAAGCTGAAATTCTGGAAACCCAATGTTCCGTTGCAGCTGAATTTAAAGATCTTGCGGAAGATTTACAAGAAATCCTCACCTTTGTAAGAAATATTGTACGAGCGGAAGTTTTAAACGAGCAAATCGAATCAGTGAATTTGCTTGGAATGGATGAAAAAGAACTGCGGGAACGTAGTCATAATCCGAAAAAATATTACCAAATGACACACTTTATGCCTGATTATACGATGGGTAATGCTGTCATTCGTTTAAACAAAATAAGAACGATGGTCCGTGAAACAGAATTAGCTGCCTTCTTAGCTTTTAAGGAAGCAGATTATTCCATTAAACGACCAGACATTATTCAAGCGCTTAACCGATTATCGAGTTTATTCTGGATACTGATGTTCCGCGTGAGAACTAATGAATATAAAAAGTAAGGAGGCTTATTCATGAATAATGAGTTAATAACAAGCCTTATTGAAGAAGTCACTCGCCGCGCATTACTTGAAACTGGCGTAGAAGTAGAAGCATCTGGCCGTCACGTCCATTTAGATCGTGAAACAGTCGATGCACTATTTGGTCCTGGGTATGAACTTACTCATTTCCGTGACCTATCTCAACCGGGTCAATATGTTTGTAAAGAAAGAATTAGTATTGTTGGACCAAAAAGCGTTATTCATAACGTCGTAATTCTTGGACCAATCCGTAAGAAAACACAAGTAGAAATCAGTTCCACAGATGGTACGGCGCTTGGAATTAAAGCACCAGTTCGCGAAAGTGGAGACATAGCTGGAACACCAGGAATTTTACTTTTATCCGCAAAAAACAGCGTTCAATTATCTGAAGGACTTATTGTTGCAAAACGCCATATTCATATGACGCCTGCTGATGCAGAAAAACAACAAGTAACGCAAAGTGAAATTGTACAAGTGAAAATTAATGGTGACAGACCGCTAATTTTTGACGATGTTGTTGTTCGGATTAGCCCTGATTTCGCTACATATATGCACATTGATTATGACGAAGCCAACGCATGTGGTTTTAAAAAGGGAATTCGAGGTCAAATAATCAAGAAAACAAAGGCTAAATGAGTATGGAACTAGAAGCACTCATAAAAGCCGTCACTGAGGAAGTCATGAAACGATTAGAACTTCCAGAGAAAAAAATGATTATCATGGGGCAAGATTCAGAACACACTCTCAGACAGTGTTATCAAAAAGAATATCAAGTTTCGCTTTATGATCGTTCTGAACGCGCTTGTGACGTTTTATTACTGGAAGAATTGGACATCGCTGAATTAGCTCGAATCAGTTTGTTTGCACCGATGAACAAAAAAGAACAATTTATTACGGATCATCTTTTAGCAGGACGGCCTACTTGGATTATGAAGAGTGGGATAAAAGCACAGGCTTACAAACGTTCCGCTAAATTTGGTATCAGACAACTTTTTCAAGAGTACGAGGAGAAGCTGAGCAGATTTGGTGTCGAATTTATCGAAAGTCCGGTAAAAGACACGAAAGAAAGCAAAGTTATCACCGAACAGGATGTTGAAAAACTGACTAAGAACAAAAGCGAATTCATTTTGCCTAAAGGAAGTTTCTTAACACCACTTGCAAAAGACTATTTACAGGAAAACCGAATTAGCATTAAAGAAAGTTAGGAAGGAAGAGCGTCATGCAAATTGGAAAAGTTACCGGGAGTTTATGGGCAACAAGAAAAGACGAAAAACTGAATGGTTTAAAACTACTATTAGTAGAGATTTGTACCGATGAAACGGAAGATGTAAGACATTCCATAGTGGCAGCTGATAATGCCGGAGCAGGAAATGGCGATATTGTGCTCGTTACAACTGGTAGCGCAGCACGAGCATCTACTGGGGACAATACAATACCAGTGGACGCTTGTATCGTCGGCATTATCGACTCGGTAGAACGTTATGGCTGAACAGTCCTTAGGTATTCTTGAACTCAGGAGTATAAGTAAAGGTTACGAAATGGCCGATGTTTTCTTGAAAGCAGGCAATGTAACTTTATTTACTTTTCGTCCTACATGTCCTGGTAAATTTTTGATTATTTTGCAAGGTGCTTCCGGTGAACTTACTAGTGCGATGCAAGATGCGAAAGAAGAAGCTGGAAAATTTCATGTTTCTTCTTATATTTTGCATATGGCGCATGAAGAATTACTTGCTTTTCTAAACAATAAACATCCTAAAGTGGAAGTTGACGCAGTAGGCATTATCGAAATCAGTCAACTCGGTGCTGGGCTAAACGCGGTCAATGAAGCGCTGAAAAAATCAGCTATTCATTTAAAACGAATGACGCTCGGTGCTTCGATTGGTGGGAAATTTGTCGCTGTTTTTACAGGGGAAGTTAGTGCTATTCAAGAAGGGATGCGGATTCTAATCGAAACCGCCGAACCAAAAAAGGTGATACATCATACGGTTATTCCTTCTCCTGATGAACTTTTAAAACGCTATCTATAGAATGGAGGAACACTTTTGAGCATTAATGAAATTATTATTTATTTAATGGTTATCTTTATGATTTTAGGAGCTATTGACAAAATTATCGGTAACAAATTTGGCTTAGGTGCACAATTTGAAGAAGGTATTATGGCAATGGGTTCACTAACACTAGCAATGGTCGGGATTATTACGTTAGCACCAGTTTTAGCGAAAATTTTAAGCCCGATTGTTGTACCAATTTATACGGCGCTTGGGGCTGACCCGGCAATGTTTGCAACAACTTTACTTGCGAATGACATGGGTGGTTTTGCGCTAGCTCAAGAACTTGCGCTAACTCCTGATGCTGGTCTTTTTGCGGGAGCAATTTTAGGTTCGATGATGGGACCAACAATCGTTTTCACAATTCCAGTAGCACTAGGAATTATTAAAAAAGAAGATCACAAATATTTAGCAACTGGTGTATTATCCGGTATTATTACTATTCCAATCGGTTGTTTAATCGGTGGACTTGTAGCTGGATTCTCTCCAATCATGATTTTCAAAAACTTAGTACCAATTATTCTTGTAGCTGCTCTAATTATGTTAGGTCTTTGGTTCAAACCAGAAGGCATGATTAAAGGTTTCACTATTTTCGGTAAAGGCGTAGTAATTGTTGCTACTATCGGACTTGTTGCTGGAGCTGTTCAACAATTAACTGGTTTAACTATTATTCCAGGAATTGCACCAATCGGCGAAGGTATTGAAATCGTTGGTGGTATTGCACTAGTTCTTGCAGGAGCTTTCTGTTTAGTATTCGTTATTACGAAACTTTTCAACAAGCCTCTTATGAAAATGGGTAAATTACTTGGTATGAATGAAGTTGCGGCAGCTGGTATGGTTGCTACACTTGCAAACAGTATCCCAATGTTACAAATGCTAAAAGATATGGATGAGCGCGGTAAAATTATTAACGTTGCTTTTGCAGTATCTGCGGCCTTTGTTTTAGGTGATCATCTAGGCTTTACAGCTGGTGTTGCTAAAGATATGATCTTCCCAATGATCGTCGGGAAATTAGTCGGAGGGGTAACTGCTGTTGGTGTTGGTATCTACATGGCTAACCGAATGATGAAAAAAAATAAAACAAAAGAACAAACGGCGGTGAAAGATAATGGCTGATATTAGTAAAGAGTTAATCGAACAACTAGTAAAACAAGTTATCATTGAAAAAATGGGCCAAAGTTCCAAACACGTTGATCCAAGTGGTATTTTATCGATTAAACTTCCTGTTGTGAAAGTTTCAGAAGAAGATCGTTTAGATACAGGTAACCCGAGCGATGTTGTTTATACAAAAGACTTAGTAACACTAGAAGAAAGTAAACGTCTAGGTTTCGGTCTAATGGAAATGAAAGATACAACATTCGATTGGTTCTTGGATTATGATGAAGTGGACTACGTTATCGAAGGCAGACTAGATGTTGTCATTGATGGCAGAACCGTTTCAGCTGGACCAGGAGAAATTATTTTCATTCCTAAAGGTAGCCAAATCAAGTTTTCCGTTACTGGTGAAGCAAGATTTGTTTATGTTACTTATCCGGCTGATTGGCAGTCACAATAAAAATAAAAAAATGATTTCAGCTTAACGGCTGAAATCATTTTTTTTATTTTAAGGAATCGCGATATTCTTTCGGAGTCATATCGAATTCTTTTTTAAAGACTTTGCAAAAGTAGCTGGCTCTTGAGAAACCTAAGTTCTTGGCAATCGTATGCACCGCCCAGTCGCTTTTTTCTAATTGTTCTTTTGCATAGAGCATTTTTTGTTCGTTGACGTAATTGATAAAATTGATATTCAATTCATTTTTAAATAATTTACTTAAATAAAAGGGGCTTAAATAAA belongs to Listeria swaminathanii and includes:
- a CDS encoding BMC domain-containing protein, encoding MANANALGMIETKGLVGAVEAADAMVKAANVTLMGKEQVGGGLVTVMVRGDVGAVKAATDAGAAAAERVGELLSVHVIPRPHSEVDAILPKSAE
- a CDS encoding ethanolamine utilization cobalamin adenosyltransferase; this translates as MAILTEDELRKAYLHTDLKTTKKLDIKKGTIITPSAKSFLSEKKIDLHYIEEIAETKVVVEPVKKETTRAKFQTIYGGALDEKPEHMTHLRGNLLVFKDHPQIAFRGKLDTLEAEILETQCSVAAEFKDLAEDLQEILTFVRNIVRAEVLNEQIESVNLLGMDEKELRERSHNPKKYYQMTHFMPDYTMGNAVIRLNKIRTMVRETELAAFLAFKEADYSIKRPDIIQALNRLSSLFWILMFRVRTNEYKK
- the eutD gene encoding ethanolamine utilization phosphate acetyltransferase EutD, which encodes MNNELITSLIEEVTRRALLETGVEVEASGRHVHLDRETVDALFGPGYELTHFRDLSQPGQYVCKERISIVGPKSVIHNVVILGPIRKKTQVEISSTDGTALGIKAPVRESGDIAGTPGILLLSAKNSVQLSEGLIVAKRHIHMTPADAEKQQVTQSEIVQVKINGDRPLIFDDVVVRISPDFATYMHIDYDEANACGFKKGIRGQIIKKTKAK
- a CDS encoding TIGR02536 family ethanolamine utilization protein, which translates into the protein MSMELEALIKAVTEEVMKRLELPEKKMIIMGQDSEHTLRQCYQKEYQVSLYDRSERACDVLLLEELDIAELARISLFAPMNKKEQFITDHLLAGRPTWIMKSGIKAQAYKRSAKFGIRQLFQEYEEKLSRFGVEFIESPVKDTKESKVITEQDVEKLTKNKSEFILPKGSFLTPLAKDYLQENRISIKES
- a CDS encoding EutN/CcmL family microcompartment protein, whose product is MQIGKVTGSLWATRKDEKLNGLKLLLVEICTDETEDVRHSIVAADNAGAGNGDIVLVTTGSAARASTGDNTIPVDACIVGIIDSVERYG
- a CDS encoding ethanolamine utilization microcompartment shell protein — protein: MAEQSLGILELRSISKGYEMADVFLKAGNVTLFTFRPTCPGKFLIILQGASGELTSAMQDAKEEAGKFHVSSYILHMAHEELLAFLNNKHPKVEVDAVGIIEISQLGAGLNAVNEALKKSAIHLKRMTLGASIGGKFVAVFTGEVSAIQEGMRILIETAEPKKVIHHTVIPSPDELLKRYL
- the eutH gene encoding ethanolamine utilization protein EutH, with protein sequence MSINEIIIYLMVIFMILGAIDKIIGNKFGLGAQFEEGIMAMGSLTLAMVGIITLAPVLAKILSPIVVPIYTALGADPAMFATTLLANDMGGFALAQELALTPDAGLFAGAILGSMMGPTIVFTIPVALGIIKKEDHKYLATGVLSGIITIPIGCLIGGLVAGFSPIMIFKNLVPIILVAALIMLGLWFKPEGMIKGFTIFGKGVVIVATIGLVAGAVQQLTGLTIIPGIAPIGEGIEIVGGIALVLAGAFCLVFVITKLFNKPLMKMGKLLGMNEVAAAGMVATLANSIPMLQMLKDMDERGKIINVAFAVSAAFVLGDHLGFTAGVAKDMIFPMIVGKLVGGVTAVGVGIYMANRMMKKNKTKEQTAVKDNG
- a CDS encoding cupin domain-containing protein; amino-acid sequence: MADISKELIEQLVKQVIIEKMGQSSKHVDPSGILSIKLPVVKVSEEDRLDTGNPSDVVYTKDLVTLEESKRLGFGLMEMKDTTFDWFLDYDEVDYVIEGRLDVVIDGRTVSAGPGEIIFIPKGSQIKFSVTGEARFVYVTYPADWQSQ